The genomic interval GTAGGAAACGGGCGGGGATAAACTTATAAAGGAGCATAGTTATGAATCAGCAACAATTATACAACTATGTAGAAGCTTTCTTACACAGTATGGATTGTCAAATCATTAATCAAGACCAAACCTATCTAACCACTCAGCTAACTCCTGAGGTGGACAAACAGATCATGAATCGTCCTTATTACTGGATGTTTGTAGAACGTACAGGGGCTACACCACAGCCTGCACAGCTCACCTTTGTTTTTGATAATGATCACGTACCTGATGAGGTAAGAGGAGAGCTCCTTAAGTTTGGCTGCTGGAGACTCCACCAAATATTCGACTCAGCTAAGCAAAACGGACAATTCATTCGGCTCTATGAAGAAGTTTCGAAAGCTAATTTAACACAAGGCTTGATGCCTTGGCTACTTATTAATTATAAAATATCCTTTATCAGTGATCAAAAAAAGGATATTTTTTATCCACTAGGATTTAATCTTGTTACTGGACAGATGATGACAGAATTTGAAGGAGTGCTAGGTCAATACCGCTTAACGCCAAAAATACCTGATTATCACTTTACCTTCCGGCCGATATTTTCTTTGGCTTCTTCTATTCAGCATATTGAGAAGCATATTCAGGAATTTCTTCATCATCAGGATACCACTTGGGCTACCCAAGCAAATCAGCGACTTGATGAGGAGATTGACTTAATAAAATCCTTCTATTTTCCTAACTCAAGGAACTTGAAACAACAGCCAACTGATTTCTTTGGAAAACTAAAACAAAACAAACGTCCTGATCAGCTAGAAACAGAAAAAGAAGAGGAATATTCAAGAGAGGCACTTTTGAATAAAAGACTAGCAGAAGTAGAGCAATATCGACCAAGAATAGAGGTTAACCCGATAAATGTCGGACTAGTCTACTTACAAACAGATCCACAGACTAAAATTCGATTGAACTAGTTCAAAAAAGTTATATTTCGCCCGACAGAGTGTTACAGAAATTATAAGGCTTTTCA from Bacillus horti carries:
- a CDS encoding YqhG family protein, with the protein product MNQQQLYNYVEAFLHSMDCQIINQDQTYLTTQLTPEVDKQIMNRPYYWMFVERTGATPQPAQLTFVFDNDHVPDEVRGELLKFGCWRLHQIFDSAKQNGQFIRLYEEVSKANLTQGLMPWLLINYKISFISDQKKDIFYPLGFNLVTGQMMTEFEGVLGQYRLTPKIPDYHFTFRPIFSLASSIQHIEKHIQEFLHHQDTTWATQANQRLDEEIDLIKSFYFPNSRNLKQQPTDFFGKLKQNKRPDQLETEKEEEYSREALLNKRLAEVEQYRPRIEVNPINVGLVYLQTDPQTKIRLN